GTTTTGAGAaacagttaataatttttcataactaAGATCTTGGCgcgtaattgaaaaaaatattttattataatttactggACCTGCGAATactagaaattaataattgtatgtatacataatgcTATCTTATGGAAGCTTTATTGAAGAAGCAATCCCTCAGCAATGTGCAAGACTTAAATCCAAGATCGAtaaaaacgtttaataaaGCACGAATTCCTTGTCACGAGAGTGGCCGGGCACTGCCAACGCGATTTACCGGAAATTTTTCGTCGTAAACAAAAGAATGAAAGACCACGCAGCTGCTCGAATCTAATTAAGAAATTCTTACACGGCAGTGCTGCGCATTCTGCCACACCCTCATGTCCCGACCTCACCTCtgtctatctctctctttctttctcgtcCGGGGCACgtctagaaaaattaaaaataattttcctacGTAAACGTATTAACCCCAGTGGCGGTGGACGGGCTTTTTGCGCTGCGCTTTTCTCGCAATTTGTACAAAGAACAGTACGGACCTGACTTCAAAGTAGATCTTATACGGTGTCGTATCATTTTATTCCAGGAACTTCCCTGCGTATTACTCGTTATTGCATTTAAGTCACTGCCGCTTCCGTCGCGGCCGTCGCTCGTCCGCCCTTATTTAAGATTCCGAGACGAATTTCGTAACTTTCTTCATAAATGGGCGAATTAAATAGTAACGTTCACGTAGAGCGCAAACGATTACGAGCTCCACACATCAGGATTGTAATAAACAAAGCGTAGCGGTCTCCcagagaaaaaatttgatgGACGATCACTCAAGAAAATTATCCAGATAGAAATAATAACAGCAACATTTGAGAACAATAGATctttcatgaaaaaaaaagcttcGCGAAATGTGCATGaactttatttgtaaaaaaagttttagaaaGATTCTTCGGGAATGAAGTGGAAGCTACActgaagaagaagagaatGGACCCGAGTTACCCGAGATTCGAATATATTTCCTCGGAgtcaaataatctttattatcttCACGCGGATGAATCTGTAAGCTTGACTCTTGTGGTTTGCTGATCATCGGAAGGCGCCAACAAACGGGAGATAAGCGACGGACGCTCtcccttctctcttccttcctcTCTCGGTTCTCCCATCTTTTCTTCCTTAGTAATAAATTCCGGGGAAAAACCTATCTGGATTTTCCGCTCGTCCTTCACGACGTTCaacctaaaaatttattagattataaAGCCATTAATGCTCATCCGCGCAACCGAACGCGCCTTTCCTTACTTAGGCGCGAATCCAGCTTGGATCGATGTCTCACACTTGCGAAACTCCATTCTCATtcctttgttttaattatacataacgAACCGTAATCTataaacatgtattttttaatggttttaaaacttatttatagaaatgtaaCGTATTGTGATTGAGCATATTACaagtgtaaaatttaattttctaatatcttcaataattttttatttaattagttgAAATGAACGAATGAGTGTTGCGTCAAGAGATTCGAGATATCAAACacgtgttttattttttgtttcaaactttaattctgtgtatatttattatatattaaactacACTATATGAGAGAAaagattatcaattattttatataaaatactttaaatagtacttaaatttactaataataagtactcttatattatatgtcagttaaatacaaatactcgaagaattttaatcaaattgaaaaatttagcaaGTTAACAACCTTtttctgaatatttaattagtaatataatataatattagtaatataatttgcGAATTTAGCAAGGTAATTGAATGTTACGTctcacaaattattatttgttttttatgatTCCAGAAATCATAATTTCGGCGACTTTGAAGCAACCACAGAGATTCAACGAGTACGATGGCACCCGGGTTCTACGAATGATTCTCATCTATTGATTCTGACATCTGAAAATTCTTTCcggtaattaaaaaagtgcaatcattcaaatattattcaacTGAAACGTCCTTATTTTAACtcccattattattatttattaatatgaattGCCGAATCTCTCAGTCAATATGCGTGCTTGTATccatataatattgtaaagccttcggcacacgatacaatttttcatgctagatcgcatactAGACGTCTTATTACATGTCCCGATTGACTCGGATAATTATGTCATCAATTGTAAGCCAATGAGGATAcgtacattaaaaaagatgaTCTTCCAATTTCAACAAAAAGTATATGTGTGCAAAAATTAGAGacagataaataattagtaaatacTGTGATATACACATATTGCACCTAATCAATCTAGCTGATAGAAgtagaattttcaaattctatatATGTAACAGCCAAAATTCTAGTAGATTCAAAAATTAGCTGTACATTTTGATTATGATATCAAGAAATCTGTCTATATcagcaagaaatttttttgggTATAGTAAGACAtctcgtatgcgatctagcgTAAAAAGTCGTATCGTGTATGCCAGAGGCTTAAGACTATAATATCTCAATTGCGGAAAGAGCATTTCTTCTCAATCGTAgccattataattatagaaaactgcGAAAAACTTTGAGAAAACAGTATGACGTAGCCTTTAACTCGCCTTCTATAACTTTTTCTCGTATTAAATGGAGGCTTAACAATACAGGCAACATTTATGCAAACTAAACTTTAGAGGACTTTACGCGGCACGCCGAAGCATCTTTAAAAGTGTCGTCGGACTGTCCTTAAGCTGCACTTAATTTCACCCACAGTTTATATGAGTGCGAACTAGGCGGTCCACCACGACTCGTAAAATGTTGGAAGGTCGGCCGCGCGCCATCGAGCTCACCCTCAAAGATCCCAGACTTTACATCCCTTGGCGAAACTGCAGTGGACTTTGATTTTGCTACTCCTACCCTGAAGAAACCTGAAATGTTCACCGATAAGAGCCTCAATGAGGTAcacaattgaaaaatttgtgaaaagtTTATTGTGTTTCTATACAGCAATTCTTATTATTGTCTGATCTTTGATGTGGTTTTTAGTTTGTGttcctttaaataattttctattcaaaattatgtagattaggattattttaattaataataattactatttaacTATATGATAACTGAAGATTAAGTACATTCGAAacatcttattaataaaataaaacaaactatatttgcatattgaaatttttttcgagcTCATTTTATTTGACctctttattacttattgttttgtaaaaaCTCAAGTTGATGTTActgttattaatttgtgtTACATTTGATATATCTTTCCCAAACGGTTCACTCAAAAAAGATTGAATAAAATGAATCGATTTTGGCTTCTGGCGCGGCaaatacaaacattttttgtagtttttaatcTGATTCTGATTACaatcttttgaattttttttattttttgagaaagtgttaaaataacaatgtaaagttttaaatattatttaaaatcctAAAAAAGACTATACAAAACTATTATGAGAATAACATGTGTTAATGAAAGTGTAAAActgaacaataaaaaatgtaaaaactatatttagtaaaaaatgaatgatatataagtaaacaagataaattaataaaagaaaaagatcttATTTGGTCAAAGCGGATCTCAGagtctaaatatatttttatgtgaagTTTATACAATTTCcagtataatataatcattttactattatacattttacattatactattataaaatattgcaatagtaAAATACGTTTAATGAACagaaatctatatatataatacgcagAAGAACATAACATATGGAAAAGAAGAAGTAAAcattgtagagaaaaaaataaaattctttactcTTGCTCAGAATCACTATCAGCAACATTATTCTGATAATAGACGTTAAACATTTAATGgatctcaaataaaattcgaGCATAaccaaaatatcaaattattatggCAACTATCAAACAGAACATgaactattaaatataaaagtatttttattaatatttttgttacattgaaCATTGCATcgttaatttaaatcaatgaaTATCAACGTAAATCTGACACATCGgcaaagaaaatatatcaatatgctgtcaaacttattaaaatttatgcgcttgatgtattaattaattttatgtaaataatacttattttattttaatctttattgtttttattattttaaaaacacgtaaaatatatcatattaattgtaaattaacttaactgaataaatataaaagaaatctttcttcttaattttttgacaaaataaattaaattattaccaatattgaCTTTGAATTTATACTttgaatgtattattatattattagtttattaatttgttattatgtcatagtattaatatcatcaatttattttatacaaatatttttcataattttcagataaaagaaaagatagaCTGGAATCAAATCGAATGGCCAATCTTGGTGCTCCGTGGAAATGGCGAAGTGCTAATCGTTCGTGGAAACGTTTTATTGGAGAagtatgaagaaatattttataaactaagaTAACTTTAATCATTATATCCCCCATTTTTACAGCAAAAGTTTACATTATTGATGATTTCACAATTGTGCTAATGAtgtctcttttcctctttcatTGTGGCTTGAATTGTTGCAGTTACGAGAATCCAGTAGTATTGGGTTCACTGTCCATGTATCCGTCGACTGATGATAATTACGGAATAGATTCATGCTCTATCATGTGCCTGCAAACTACCCCGCCGATAGTGGTCATCGCCATGTGCACCGGAAAGATTTATCATGCGATATTGCTGCGCGAAATATCAGACaccgacgatgacgacgacagaaaggtacaataaatattacaaaattttatgtattccaCATGTCGCAATATCACGCTGAATTTTATCGCTATTCTCAAATCGTCAGTCAAGGAATTATGGAACGTCAAATTTATAGAGTTATGTATAGGGTtgaataataactaataattaaaaattaaaatctaaataataaaattaataattaattttgtaccCAAACAACTTTAACTTAACTTTatctaaaacaatattaacttACCTAATCctgattctttaaaaaaaaaatgataatatcttttttcgcCAGACTTGGTCCCAGTATGGTTCAAATTATAGTCTTCATACGCCGGATGATGCGCTTTATGTCTACGAGTGTGTCGAACTGGAACTAGGTCTTCTCTTTACGGAtgacgataaaaaatataactgtcCCATTCATCTTCACTGTGATAAGGGCAATAAATCAAGGTATTAATTGAGAAAAGCATATTGAATATATAGGATGTTTTAGAACTATTGCAACTTTCACAGCAAATCAGAACTCGATTCAATGAAAAATCTATTCCCTTTTTTTCACGGCGAAAATGGCGATATTTCCAAAGCAATCCTTATTTGATGCACTCGatcattgattaaattaaattaatttatgaatacTTATTTATGTTAGATATTTTTGCTCTCATAATGCTGGGATTCATGTAGTGAGTTTACCGATGGTTTCTCAATTGGAGGAGTTTATTTATGGCAAGTATATttacgttattaaaaaaaaaagaatgtaaagaagaaaagttacatataatatCTATCATTCTGCGAGCTGTATTACAAATCTCTGAAAATATTCTTGCGTATGTAAACTTGAACAcacaaattttacacacacacacacacacacacacacacacacacacacacacacacacacacacagatatataatagcaaatcaataaattaattttttattaaaaataaaatgaaagtcGAAATGACAAATAAGATAAAGATattgaaatgattaatttttcttctacgTCTTTATTGAAAGTGCTTTCCTtctaacaaacatttttttttagataacgGCGGAAATTATTTACCATCCTTGCTAAATCAATCAATTTTGCAATACCTATTTTCTACGAGAACTAAACATACGAATGTGGATGAAGCTACGCCGATACTTGGTTTTGGTCTTCTCCAAGAACCCTGTGTTCTAGTTGCATTGCTACACACAGGTGTTGTCATCGATCTTTCCGTTATAGATCTTTATTATCTTCCAAGAATCGAGCAATTAGAACCCGTCACGAATACTATGACAAAGGTAATTATGAATGATAGAAATGACATTTGGATTTCGAAAGTGagaagttattatttatttttgttattttttcgcAACCATAAATTCTACAAGTTAATCTCTCATTAAATGAAAACAGATATATAAGTTGTTTAGAATAGAGTTCAAGATCGAATACGAATCTATAATACGCTATTTTTACAGAACTACGCATCATCGCAAATACTCTAACTTTGGAGTGTTTGAAGCTATCACATCGTAATATGTGCTTGATATAATGCAACATCTACAATATCAGCAGAAGTAATGGAGTAAGgagtaagagtaaaaattgaccaattaaaaaccgggagtaaacgaaatgggtaaatctcatttcatatttcttacttcaTACTCCTATTCCATTATTCCTACCGACATTGTAGACCTTGCATAAAAGATCTGCAATTTATACTCACGAAATTCGAATTTATAGACTAGTAGATGACAAGAATAAACAATGTGGACTTCTTAAAGTTAAACTTTAATGCTTAATTGAGACAAAATCATTCtacgaaaatttaaattacatatgcattgataaataaaacaacatttaaaaaattttcattttcagCATAAACTCCATTCATATACTGATATTAATACAGatactttaattatagaaaagaatttccaaatctataaaagagatacatattaaatattgttattatcgATCCCGATCAAGTTTAACGAGTATTCTGGCATCCccttaaacaataaaaaataaaaactagagcaaaaatttaaaaattatcgagTTCCtacttacataaaaaaatctttgatttgctgaaaatttttcccgcatgtttttttttatttaaaagaaacccATTTTCCAAAATTGAACTAAATcgaaaatgtgattttttacatatatgtttgattttataaaattttattttttctatataaatgtatattcaggcaaaaaaatatttacattgtaCTTTTTTGTGGAAAGTGggagttatttatttttctcaaagaaATATAGTCACCGCAATTAAAATTCACCctacattgttattttttttaaggtgaACAAGGAACCATTCGACGAGTACATCAAGAAATTACTCAGACGCGAAATATCGCAACCTATAACCAAGATAGGATCTCGCTCAATGTCCTTAAACGAATCTTTAGAggtatgttttaatatttacctACTACAATGCATTATACACAagaaagttaatataattgaaataattgtacatttttgcCACTTATAGAACTTAATACAAATATCTTAGAATCTTTGgtttatacacaaaaataacTAGAATTACTGCAGCAGTCAATGACTTCATTAAACACTATTAGGAAATGACTATTTaaggaaaatattaaagtaataagatttcaaaataataaactgcatattaattgacatttttaggTTTAAATCTCacatagattttattaaaataatattatttttgaaaatatatttatattaagttgtttttatttgtgtttattgATTGATGCAGTGATTCTATACGTATAGTAGAGTTACGATTCAATAAATCAAAACGTAACGTTCCTTTTATGTTTCAGTTGTTATATCACGCCACAAATATCTTCCGTACTCAAAATTTCGTCCGACACGACAAAGTTCGGGATGAGATCAGTAAAAAGGTTCGCGCTTTGAAAGCTTTAAAAagtcatttattaaaagaacttGATACTTTGACAGAAACGAAAAAAGAATTACGACAAACCGCCGAACGTTTGGCCGAAAGATACGAAGAGATTAACGATAAACAGAAAGAATTAGCACGTAGGTGAGTatcgttatttaattactttaataatattgaagcaATTTTACAGATTCGCATAATTcaaattatgattatgattTGAGGTTATCgaactatttaaatttaaataaataaaaaatacaattctttGAAGTATTACGGAgggataaaaaatagaatccatattacattatacttttagaGCAGAGGAAGTTTTGAGATTAGTAAATTACAAAGAACCTTTAATGACATCTATCGAGAAAGCAGAAGCGGAAGAATTGAAGAAAATGGACGTAAAGATACGTGACATGCAAGTTCGACTTGAACAACTCAAGAAAAAGTCCACTCAAACTGTACACACAAATGGTATCGATTCTGATGGGAACAggaaagaaattgttttcaCACGCAATCAAGAAGAAGCGACAAAGGAAAATCTTTctcaaatgtatgtataatccTAAATTGTTAATcctctcattttttttttttttttgctttagaAGGATTTTTCAGTActtttctaacaaaaaatgtttatatactttttttcataaaaaacaaaaatgcacTACTTAATTTACTGCTGATAGAAAGAATTGAGACTCGAATAAGGTAAT
This sequence is a window from Monomorium pharaonis isolate MP-MQ-018 chromosome 3, ASM1337386v2, whole genome shotgun sequence. Protein-coding genes within it:
- the LOC105836860 gene encoding nuclear pore complex protein Nup88, which gives rise to MSSCTDLLRLNEKGLFKDIKASLTSGVKETRNILEIRDNVLYMWNADKCCVHALNVAATRGKLDEDIPYQTLQPTDPPIFEVTNVLINETATQLALWGKLGIALVELPKRWGKDTVYEGGKEEILCTNHNFGDFEATTEIQRVRWHPGSTNDSHLLILTSENSFRLYECELGGPPRLVKCWKVGRAPSSSPSKIPDFTSLGETAVDFDFATPTLKKPEMFTDKSLNEIKEKIDWNQIEWPILVLRGNGEVLIVRGNVLLENYENPVVLGSLSMYPSTDDNYGIDSCSIMCLQTTPPIVVIAMCTGKIYHAILLREISDTDDDDDRKTWSQYGSNYSLHTPDDALYVYECVELELGLLFTDDDKKYNCPIHLHCDKGNKSRYFCSHNAGIHVVSLPMVSQLEEFIYDNGGNYLPSLLNQSILQYLFSTRTKHTNVDEATPILGFGLLQEPCVLVALLHTGVVIDLSVIDLYYLPRIEQLEPVTNTMTKVNKEPFDEYIKKLLRREISQPITKIGSRSMSLNESLELLYHATNIFRTQNFVRHDKVRDEISKKVRALKALKSHLLKELDTLTETKKELRQTAERLAERYEEINDKQKELARRAEEVLRLVNYKEPLMTSIEKAEAEELKKMDVKIRDMQVRLEQLKKKSTQTVHTNGIDSDGNRKEIVFTRNQEEATKENLSQMAKNIKNLVDQVKQIKAEISLSYISKQ